A region from the Halobacillus mangrovi genome encodes:
- a CDS encoding alpha/beta hydrolase, whose translation MTIGCLFIHGFGGAPYELDPLYEEIKKHTDWMLKIPVHPGHDEGESLKEREYTKWVNRTEEDLKELKESCDTIYLIGYSMGGVMAAYLSTRHKVDKLILLSTSAHYIDVSQIAEDIWNMVKDGLRGNLMENDLFQRYIRRMGSAPMSASIKFQNLADEFRPYFEKVQTYGLPRDLNKATS comes from the coding sequence TTGACTATAGGTTGTCTGTTCATTCATGGATTTGGCGGAGCACCTTACGAGCTGGACCCCCTTTATGAAGAAATAAAAAAACATACCGACTGGATGTTGAAAATTCCTGTCCACCCGGGTCATGACGAAGGCGAGTCATTAAAAGAACGAGAATACACAAAATGGGTGAACAGGACTGAAGAAGATTTAAAGGAATTAAAAGAGAGTTGTGACACCATTTATTTGATCGGTTATTCTATGGGTGGTGTAATGGCTGCTTATCTTTCAACACGACACAAAGTAGATAAACTTATTCTTTTAAGTACATCGGCTCATTATATCGATGTTTCCCAAATTGCCGAAGACATTTGGAATATGGTTAAGGATGGATTACGAGGAAATTTAATGGAAAATGACCTATTCCAGAGGTATATCAGACGCATGGGATCTGCTCCTATGAGTGCTTCGATTAAGTTCCAAAATCTGGCAGACGAGTTTCGTCCTTATTTTGAAAAAGTCCAAACATATGGTCTGCCACGGGACCTGAACAAAGCGACCTCCTAA
- a CDS encoding CoA-acylating methylmalonate-semialdehyde dehydrogenase, giving the protein MTQTTVKTILNYIDGEWVDAETDKTEAVYNPASGDVIANVPISTEEDVDRAVKAASEAFETWKEVPVPKRARILFKYQQLLVDHWDELAEIVTIENGKSFKEAQGEVQRGIENVEFAAGAPTLMMGDQLPSIADGLESGVYRYPIGVVGGITPFNFPMMVPAWMFPMAIVTGNTFVLKPSERTPLLANRLAELFEEAGLPKGVFNIVHGAHEVVNGLLDHKDVAAISFVGSQPVAKYVYQRGTENLKRVQALAGAKNHSIVLEDANLGNAATQILNAAFGSAGERCMAASVVAVEESVADSFIEQLVQKANEIKIGNGLDEGVFLGPVIRENHKERTLEYIELGEKEGATLVRDGRNDKEAQREGYFVGPTIFDNVTKEMKIWQDEIFAPVLSISRVKNLNEAIELTNQSRFANGACLFTKDGGNVRQFRETIDAGMLGVNIGVPAPMAFFPFSGWKDSFYGDLHANGKDGLEFYTRKKVLTTRWV; this is encoded by the coding sequence ATGACACAAACAACTGTAAAAACGATTCTAAATTATATTGATGGTGAATGGGTAGATGCTGAGACAGATAAAACCGAAGCCGTTTACAATCCTGCCTCAGGTGATGTGATTGCAAATGTGCCGATATCCACAGAGGAGGATGTCGATCGTGCGGTAAAAGCTGCCAGTGAAGCCTTCGAGACTTGGAAAGAAGTCCCTGTACCGAAACGCGCACGCATTTTATTCAAGTATCAACAGCTGCTCGTTGATCATTGGGATGAGCTGGCAGAAATCGTTACGATTGAGAATGGGAAAAGCTTTAAAGAGGCACAAGGGGAAGTCCAGCGGGGGATTGAAAATGTAGAATTTGCTGCCGGGGCGCCAACCTTGATGATGGGAGACCAGCTTCCGTCGATAGCAGATGGGTTAGAGTCCGGCGTGTATCGTTACCCCATTGGAGTGGTCGGTGGAATAACTCCTTTCAATTTTCCAATGATGGTCCCAGCCTGGATGTTCCCGATGGCAATCGTGACGGGCAATACCTTTGTATTAAAACCATCTGAACGAACACCGTTACTTGCTAACCGTCTGGCAGAACTTTTTGAAGAAGCTGGTTTACCTAAAGGTGTGTTTAACATCGTTCATGGAGCTCATGAGGTCGTCAACGGGTTATTGGATCATAAAGATGTAGCTGCTATTTCATTTGTAGGATCTCAACCGGTAGCGAAATATGTGTACCAACGTGGAACGGAGAATTTAAAGCGAGTCCAGGCCTTAGCAGGAGCGAAAAATCACTCCATTGTATTAGAAGATGCGAACTTGGGTAATGCTGCGACTCAAATTCTTAATGCCGCATTCGGTTCAGCCGGAGAGCGATGCATGGCTGCTTCTGTGGTGGCCGTGGAAGAATCCGTAGCTGATTCATTTATCGAGCAGCTTGTTCAAAAAGCAAACGAGATCAAAATAGGAAACGGATTGGATGAAGGAGTTTTCCTGGGTCCTGTTATTCGTGAAAACCATAAAGAACGTACACTCGAATATATAGAATTAGGTGAAAAGGAAGGTGCAACTCTTGTTCGGGATGGCCGTAATGATAAGGAAGCGCAAAGAGAAGGGTATTTTGTGGGCCCGACAATTTTTGATAACGTAACAAAAGAAATGAAGATTTGGCAGGATGAAATTTTTGCACCAGTTTTATCGATCAGTCGAGTAAAGAATTTAAATGAAGCGATTGAACTAACGAACCAATCCAGGTTTGCTAATGGGGCCTGTCTATTTACGAAAGACGGAGGAAATGTAAGACAATTCCGTGAAACCATTGATGCGGGAATGCTTGGTGTTAATATTGGAGTGCCGGCCCCGATGGCCTTCTTCCCATTTTCAGGATGGAAAGATTCGTTTTATGGGGATCTTCATGCCAACGGGAAAGATGGGCTCGAGTTTTATACTCGGAAAAAAGTTCTAACTACCCGTTGGGTTTAA
- a CDS encoding glycine betaine uptake BCCT transporter → MKKITSVFWITLAITLAASFWGALAPKSFESISANVKGYISVHFGWYYLLIVTLFVIVCLYLIFSPYGKIKLGKPDDKPDYSYSTWFAMLFSAGMGIGLVFYGAASPISHYIKTPPLAEPGTTEAIRDSMRITFFHYGVHAWAIYAIVALVLAYFKFRHGKPGLISATLEPVFGDKMKGGWGKAIDVIAVFATIVGVATTLGFGAAQINGGFTYLLGIEKQFWIQLVIIAVVTVLFMLSAYTGLSKGIKYLSNANMALAAILFFTMLAIGPTVYIANTFTDTLGSYIQTLPTESLRLNPNDAEEKQWIMDWTVFFWAWWIAWAPFVGIFIARVSKGRSIREFLSGVLLVPSVVSFLWMTAFGATGIKTQQNGADIASLPDEQALFGVFDQFPMSVFLSIVAMMLVGTFFITSADSATFVLGMQTTNGSLNPPKTVKFAWGVAQSTIAAVLLYTGGLTALQNALISAAFPFSFIMLLMVFSLFKALNADKRALEKGYDKTENKSA, encoded by the coding sequence ATGAAAAAGATCACTTCTGTATTTTGGATTACGTTAGCCATTACACTAGCTGCATCGTTTTGGGGTGCCCTTGCTCCAAAAAGTTTCGAGAGCATTTCTGCTAATGTGAAGGGCTACATATCCGTTCATTTCGGCTGGTATTATCTATTAATTGTCACGTTGTTTGTCATTGTTTGTTTGTATTTAATCTTTAGCCCTTACGGAAAGATTAAACTTGGTAAACCTGATGATAAACCTGATTACAGTTATTCTACATGGTTTGCGATGCTCTTTAGCGCAGGCATGGGAATTGGACTTGTGTTTTATGGGGCCGCCTCACCTATATCCCACTATATAAAAACCCCTCCCCTTGCTGAACCAGGAACAACAGAAGCCATCCGTGATTCAATGCGCATCACTTTTTTCCATTACGGGGTTCACGCATGGGCCATTTACGCAATTGTTGCTTTAGTGCTTGCCTATTTTAAATTCAGGCACGGGAAACCTGGTTTAATCAGCGCCACCTTAGAACCGGTTTTTGGTGACAAAATGAAAGGTGGCTGGGGAAAAGCTATTGACGTCATCGCCGTCTTCGCAACCATAGTCGGTGTTGCGACAACACTAGGGTTTGGTGCGGCTCAGATCAATGGAGGATTTACGTACTTACTAGGGATTGAGAAGCAGTTCTGGATCCAGCTTGTTATTATCGCTGTGGTAACAGTCCTATTTATGCTGTCCGCCTACACAGGACTTAGTAAAGGGATTAAATACTTAAGTAACGCAAATATGGCATTGGCAGCCATTCTTTTTTTCACTATGCTGGCTATCGGTCCTACTGTCTATATCGCTAACACATTCACAGATACGTTGGGATCGTACATCCAGACGCTGCCTACGGAAAGTTTACGTCTGAATCCTAATGATGCCGAAGAAAAGCAATGGATCATGGACTGGACGGTATTTTTCTGGGCATGGTGGATCGCCTGGGCTCCCTTTGTAGGAATCTTCATCGCCCGCGTGTCAAAAGGCCGCTCCATTAGAGAATTTTTATCCGGTGTTCTTCTTGTCCCTTCTGTTGTCAGCTTCCTATGGATGACAGCATTCGGAGCAACAGGGATTAAAACTCAGCAAAATGGTGCGGACATCGCAAGCCTTCCAGATGAACAAGCTTTATTTGGTGTTTTCGATCAGTTCCCTATGAGTGTCTTTTTGTCAATCGTAGCGATGATGCTTGTTGGAACATTCTTTATTACATCAGCTGACTCAGCGACTTTCGTACTTGGAATGCAGACGACAAACGGATCGCTGAACCCTCCTAAAACCGTGAAGTTTGCCTGGGGTGTTGCCCAATCCACAATTGCTGCTGTACTGCTATACACCGGCGGATTGACAGCCTTACAGAATGCGTTAATTTCTGCCGCCTTTCCGTTCTCGTTTATTATGCTGCTAATGGTGTTCTCCTTATTTAAGGCGCTGAACGCGGATAAACGTGCACTTGAGAAAGGTTATGATAAAACAGAGAATAAGTCTGCTTAA
- a CDS encoding ectoine synthase, whose translation MKVIKLEDLINTEREVKDDNWKSRRFLLKDDHVGFSLHDTVLYAGTETYIWYKNHIEAVYCIEGEAEIETVDDGKKYEIKPGTMYCLDGHEKHYLRAKTDFRVVCVFNPALVGDEIHDEDGVYKLPEESK comes from the coding sequence ATGAAGGTAATTAAATTGGAAGATCTCATTAACACAGAACGTGAAGTAAAAGATGACAATTGGAAAAGCAGAAGATTTCTATTAAAAGATGATCATGTAGGGTTCAGTCTTCACGACACTGTCCTTTATGCTGGGACAGAGACGTACATTTGGTATAAAAACCATATCGAGGCCGTTTATTGCATCGAGGGAGAAGCAGAAATCGAAACGGTTGATGATGGTAAGAAGTACGAAATCAAACCAGGGACGATGTACTGCCTGGACGGCCATGAAAAGCACTACCTGCGTGCGAAAACAGATTTCCGCGTCGTATGTGTATTCAATCCGGCTCTCGTTGGCGATGAAATCCACGACGAAGATGGTGTCTATAAACTGCCAGAGGAATCAAAATAA
- a CDS encoding ABC transporter ATP-binding protein — protein sequence MTTITSMNNVRLKFPGVESLLFKDFSLSINKGEKVLIIGPSGSGKSTLLQVLSGLIPKAVDVPMKADHLICPYSWGFLFQDPDSQFCMPYVDEEIAFVLENLQIPREKMEDYIRLYLSQVGLEFEDIHTRIQALSGGMKQRLAIASVLALEPEVLFLDEPTAMLDPDGTKQVWETIKNVGQNKTLVIVEHKIEKVADFVDRVILLDENGEVIADGSKEIFNHHKGLLKEQGIWYPGVWEDYVQQKPRAFHQDKINDETAVIHLSGFSAYRGKAETLRVKEANAKQGEWITVLGENGAGKSTLLLALMKLIKTKGTYRVLGLNHKKINNFTDYAAFVFQNPELQFVTNSVYEEAAFSLQLEKWEKEKISERVDELLGVYHLDKHKQTHPYQLSMGQKRRLSVAASIVREQPIILLDEPTFGQDAKNTFAILEHLEELRAQGNTIIMVTHDLNIVEHFANKVWLVENGELTKEMSSSEYINSAQPGNSIREANLRYGHIL from the coding sequence ATGACAACGATAACTAGTATGAACAATGTGCGTTTGAAATTCCCAGGAGTGGAGTCCTTGTTGTTCAAGGATTTCTCCCTTTCTATTAACAAGGGAGAAAAGGTATTGATCATAGGACCATCTGGTTCAGGAAAGTCAACGCTTTTACAAGTCTTATCAGGGCTCATTCCTAAGGCAGTGGATGTACCGATGAAAGCAGATCATCTAATATGTCCCTATTCCTGGGGATTCTTATTCCAAGACCCTGATTCACAATTTTGTATGCCTTATGTAGATGAGGAAATAGCGTTTGTCCTTGAAAATCTTCAGATTCCGCGAGAAAAAATGGAAGATTATATTAGACTTTATTTGAGTCAAGTTGGCTTAGAATTTGAAGACATTCATACAAGAATTCAAGCGTTATCCGGCGGCATGAAGCAGCGATTAGCTATCGCATCAGTACTTGCTTTAGAGCCGGAAGTATTATTTTTAGATGAACCGACAGCGATGCTCGACCCAGATGGAACCAAGCAAGTATGGGAGACCATCAAAAACGTAGGTCAAAACAAAACGCTCGTAATTGTTGAACATAAAATTGAAAAGGTTGCTGACTTTGTTGATCGGGTCATTCTCCTGGATGAGAACGGAGAAGTTATAGCTGATGGATCAAAGGAGATTTTTAACCACCATAAGGGCTTACTTAAGGAACAAGGAATATGGTATCCCGGTGTGTGGGAGGATTATGTTCAACAAAAGCCTCGAGCTTTCCATCAAGATAAAATAAATGACGAGACAGCTGTCATCCATTTATCTGGATTTTCTGCTTATCGAGGAAAAGCCGAAACACTCAGGGTGAAAGAGGCAAATGCCAAGCAAGGGGAATGGATCACCGTTCTTGGTGAGAACGGGGCAGGAAAAAGCACCCTATTACTCGCCTTGATGAAATTGATTAAAACAAAGGGTACCTACCGTGTCCTTGGGCTTAATCACAAAAAGATTAATAATTTTACTGACTATGCTGCCTTCGTATTTCAAAACCCAGAATTACAATTCGTAACAAATTCAGTATATGAGGAGGCAGCTTTCAGCCTTCAATTAGAGAAATGGGAGAAGGAGAAAATTTCAGAACGAGTGGACGAGCTCCTGGGAGTTTATCATTTGGACAAACACAAACAAACCCATCCTTATCAGTTATCTATGGGACAGAAGAGAAGGTTGAGCGTAGCTGCGTCAATTGTTAGAGAACAGCCGATTATCCTGTTGGATGAACCTACATTTGGCCAGGATGCGAAAAACACATTTGCAATTTTAGAGCACCTAGAAGAGTTAAGAGCTCAAGGAAATACAATCATTATGGTAACGCATGACTTAAATATTGTGGAACACTTCGCGAATAAAGTCTGGCTAGTTGAGAATGGTGAACTCACTAAGGAAATGTCCTCATCTGAATATATAAATAGCGCACAACCTGGTAATTCCATAAGGGAGGCCAACTTACGCTATGGACATATATTATAA
- a CDS encoding iron-containing alcohol dehydrogenase, with product MIPYSVFRMPKTLNYGRHAFTKVGEEAASKGKKALIISDKVMESLGYVEEGVEYLKNAEVECEVYLGVQSEPTDVYVEEALELFMLKNCDVVISLGGGSCIDTGKAVTVLATNRGYIGDYMGGRKVADQLSIPHIAIPTTAGTGSEATDVTIITNTSNEVKMMIKQPAFLPETAIVDPILSLTSPQHVTAATGIDALSHAIEAYISNQAHPMTDLIALSSMELIVNNIEKAYEDGENVKAREAMALGALQGGIAFSNSSVCLVHGMSRPIGALFHVPHGYSNAMLLPAVLEFSKESSIERLADLGRIFSEEAKECSDEEAADLAVTSVKKLCLKLEIPNLSRWGIDKQVFESAISKMAGDALESGSPTNNPRVPTQLEIESLYRDCYNYDFSLERKVR from the coding sequence ATGATCCCATACTCTGTTTTTCGTATGCCTAAGACGCTCAATTATGGACGGCATGCCTTTACAAAAGTTGGTGAAGAAGCCGCAAGTAAGGGGAAGAAAGCTCTTATCATAAGCGATAAGGTGATGGAAAGTCTGGGTTATGTAGAAGAAGGTGTTGAGTATCTAAAAAATGCAGAGGTTGAGTGCGAAGTTTACCTGGGAGTACAGTCAGAGCCGACAGATGTTTATGTAGAAGAAGCGTTAGAATTATTCATGCTCAAAAATTGTGACGTAGTTATTTCGCTTGGAGGGGGAAGCTGCATTGATACGGGAAAAGCGGTGACCGTTTTGGCAACCAATAGAGGATATATTGGAGATTATATGGGTGGAAGAAAAGTGGCTGATCAATTATCAATCCCGCACATTGCGATTCCAACCACAGCGGGAACAGGTTCTGAAGCAACAGATGTCACGATCATCACCAATACCTCAAATGAGGTGAAAATGATGATTAAGCAACCCGCCTTCTTGCCTGAAACGGCTATTGTCGATCCAATTTTGAGTTTGACGTCACCTCAGCATGTCACCGCTGCTACGGGTATTGATGCGCTTAGTCATGCCATAGAGGCTTATATTTCCAATCAGGCTCATCCTATGACGGATTTAATTGCTTTATCTTCTATGGAGTTGATCGTAAACAACATTGAGAAAGCTTATGAAGACGGGGAAAATGTCAAAGCGAGAGAGGCGATGGCACTTGGAGCCTTACAAGGTGGAATTGCTTTTTCCAACTCTTCTGTGTGTTTAGTCCACGGGATGTCACGGCCGATTGGCGCGCTATTTCACGTTCCTCATGGTTATTCAAATGCAATGCTATTACCTGCTGTACTTGAGTTTAGTAAAGAATCATCGATAGAACGATTAGCGGACTTAGGAAGGATTTTTTCTGAAGAAGCGAAAGAGTGTTCGGATGAAGAAGCAGCTGACTTAGCCGTAACTTCTGTTAAAAAATTGTGCTTGAAATTAGAGATTCCTAATTTAAGTAGATGGGGAATTGATAAACAAGTGTTTGAAAGCGCTATCAGTAAAATGGCAGGTGATGCTTTAGAAAGTGGTAGCCCTACCAACAACCCAAGAGTGCCTACTCAATTAGAAATTGAATCTCTCTATAGAGATTGCTATAACTATGATTTTTCATTAGAACGGAAAGTGAGATAA
- a CDS encoding energy-coupling factor transporter transmembrane component T family protein has protein sequence MDIYYKETWLHKINPSVKLLIIILLFLHLLMVHNPNFLLNYLVGILILYLFFTGQPWKRLFYISIPFLLIFLTSSTSMIFFGKGEITWIKWGLVHITEESFFRGLHLGFRGIIFAILGVVFALTTRPVYLFYSLMQQVKMKPKYAYSFMAAIRLIPLMIEEMQTLHYALEVRGVQNKKGIRGFYHKLKSYSIPLLSQSIRRAYRIAVAMEAKRFSNHNKRTFFYKIGFSKFDVIFLLYLAVIISIAYFTSVHFPYFSIIDVRYEG, from the coding sequence ATGGACATATATTATAAAGAAACGTGGCTTCACAAAATCAATCCAAGTGTTAAATTACTTATCATTATCTTGCTATTCCTTCATCTATTAATGGTTCATAACCCAAACTTTCTGCTCAATTATTTGGTCGGAATTCTCATTCTTTATCTATTTTTTACTGGCCAGCCATGGAAGCGGCTATTCTATATATCCATCCCATTCCTCTTGATCTTTCTTACTTCATCCACCTCGATGATTTTCTTTGGAAAAGGAGAGATCACCTGGATCAAATGGGGGTTGGTGCACATTACCGAAGAAAGTTTCTTCAGAGGGTTACATTTAGGTTTTCGAGGCATTATTTTTGCGATTTTAGGAGTGGTGTTTGCGCTGACTACTAGACCGGTGTATTTATTTTATTCCTTGATGCAGCAGGTAAAGATGAAACCGAAGTATGCTTATAGCTTTATGGCAGCGATCAGGCTGATTCCATTGATGATTGAAGAGATGCAGACCCTACATTATGCTTTGGAGGTTCGGGGAGTTCAGAATAAAAAAGGGATTAGAGGTTTTTATCATAAACTAAAATCTTATTCGATTCCTCTTCTTTCCCAGAGTATAAGACGAGCTTATCGGATTGCGGTGGCTATGGAAGCCAAACGTTTTTCTAATCATAACAAGCGGACGTTCTTCTACAAGATAGGGTTTTCTAAGTTTGATGTCATCTTTCTGCTTTATTTAGCCGTAATCATTTCAATAGCTTATTTTACATCTGTTCATTTTCCGTATTTTTCAATCATTGATGTTCGTTATGAAGGCTAA
- a CDS encoding rhodanese-like domain-containing protein, with the protein MASKVAPNEVKERRDQAETEIIDVRTQDEVEEGMIPNAHHIPLDQVEEKIDQLDKDTEYITVCGSGKRADKAADLLNDRGYQAKTMEGGMQAWDGKVTK; encoded by the coding sequence ATGGCATCAAAAGTGGCCCCTAATGAAGTGAAAGAACGAAGAGATCAAGCTGAAACAGAAATAATTGATGTAAGAACACAGGATGAAGTAGAAGAGGGAATGATTCCAAACGCTCATCATATCCCTTTAGACCAAGTAGAAGAAAAGATAGATCAGCTCGACAAAGATACAGAGTATATCACAGTGTGTGGTTCTGGGAAGCGCGCGGATAAAGCAGCTGATTTGTTAAACGATCGAGGTTATCAGGCGAAGACAATGGAAGGTGGCATGCAGGCATGGGATGGAAAAGTCACAAAATAG
- the ectA gene encoding diaminobutyrate acetyltransferase — translation MQTTAKNVNYQFSKPEKSDGASAYELIEDIPILDLNSSYSYLLWCEYFNETSVVVKDGEDTVGFISGFINPSSPDTLFIWQVAVAKSERGQGLATKMIDHILERRFCRDVKYIEATVSPSNIPSQKLFKGYANSKDVPCDISVCFSEDDFPGDENDHEQENTFRIGPLK, via the coding sequence ATCCAAACAACGGCCAAAAATGTAAACTATCAATTTTCCAAACCAGAAAAATCGGATGGGGCATCGGCTTATGAGCTGATTGAGGATATCCCTATCCTCGACTTGAATTCCTCCTACAGCTACTTGCTGTGGTGTGAATATTTCAATGAAACCTCAGTAGTAGTGAAAGATGGAGAAGATACAGTTGGATTTATATCCGGTTTTATAAACCCATCTTCACCGGATACTTTATTCATCTGGCAGGTAGCTGTCGCTAAATCAGAGAGAGGCCAAGGTCTGGCGACTAAAATGATCGATCATATATTGGAGCGTCGCTTCTGTCGTGACGTGAAGTATATTGAAGCTACTGTTTCACCTTCCAATATTCCTTCGCAAAAGCTTTTTAAAGGGTACGCAAACAGTAAAGACGTCCCTTGTGACATTAGTGTGTGTTTCAGCGAAGATGATTTTCCGGGTGATGAGAACGATCATGAACAAGAAAATACATTCAGAATCGGACCACTAAAATAA
- a CDS encoding ECF transporter S component, with protein MEKGLKLTDILVTIIIALIFGVIYKLWGPLYGVISTLGLHVEQLIYGMWFIAAIVAYLIIRKPGVALLAEVAAAQGEFIFGGEWGVATLIFGLGQGLAAELIFAAFRYKRFDMLAASLAGVASALASIGIDYFYGYIADLAIWNLLIMFGARLIGAVLISGIFAYLIVQALERTGVTSLVRPASKEDYKALG; from the coding sequence ATGGAAAAAGGATTGAAATTAACAGATATTTTAGTAACGATCATCATCGCATTGATATTTGGAGTGATTTATAAACTTTGGGGTCCATTGTATGGTGTGATTTCTACATTAGGGCTACACGTGGAGCAGCTGATTTATGGCATGTGGTTCATTGCAGCAATTGTCGCTTACCTTATTATCAGAAAGCCAGGAGTAGCTTTATTGGCAGAAGTTGCTGCTGCCCAGGGTGAATTTATTTTCGGCGGTGAATGGGGAGTAGCCACACTGATTTTTGGTTTAGGACAGGGTCTTGCTGCTGAACTCATTTTTGCTGCTTTCAGGTATAAACGATTTGATATGCTCGCTGCGTCTTTAGCAGGGGTAGCTTCTGCGTTAGCTTCTATTGGAATTGACTATTTTTATGGATACATTGCTGATTTGGCAATTTGGAATCTGCTTATCATGTTTGGAGCTAGATTAATAGGAGCCGTTTTAATATCCGGCATCTTTGCTTACCTCATTGTTCAAGCGTTAGAAAGAACTGGCGTCACGAGTCTTGTACGTCCAGCTTCTAAAGAAGATTACAAAGCGTTAGGCTAG
- the ectB gene encoding diaminobutyrate--2-oxoglutarate transaminase — MTNQMDMSVFENLESAVRSYSRSFPTIFEKAKGSQLWDGEGNTYIDFFAGAGALNYGHNNDAMQEKLIDYIKSDGLLHSLDMATPARAEFLQKFNDVILKPRNMDYKVMFPGPTGTNTVESALKIARKVTGREKVITFTNAFHGMTIGALSVTGNSFKRHGAGIPLTYSIAMPFDDYMDGYDSLDYLEKMIQDGGSGIDLPAAVILETVQGEGGINAASFDWLKRVEELCRRLDIMLIVDDVQAGCGRTGTFFSFEKAGISPDVICMSKSISGSGLPMAVTLIKPEYDQWGPGEHNGTFRGNNLAFATAAEALNHWKTDEFSEAIEQKSELFLKRLNQFVEEYPELEAEVRGRGLMLGIASKKEGLAGQIAEAAFERGLIIETSGPDDEVLKMLPPLIIEEEAIVKGLDIIEESIKAVLGKEEAKV; from the coding sequence ATGACTAACCAAATGGACATGAGCGTATTTGAAAATCTTGAATCAGCTGTACGCAGTTACAGCCGAAGCTTTCCAACCATTTTTGAAAAAGCGAAAGGTTCTCAATTGTGGGATGGAGAAGGAAACACATATATCGATTTCTTTGCAGGAGCAGGAGCATTAAACTATGGCCATAACAATGATGCCATGCAAGAGAAATTGATTGATTATATAAAAAGTGACGGACTCTTACACAGCCTCGATATGGCCACCCCTGCACGTGCAGAGTTTTTACAAAAGTTCAATGATGTGATATTAAAACCGAGAAACATGGATTATAAAGTGATGTTTCCAGGTCCTACTGGTACGAATACCGTTGAGAGTGCGCTTAAAATCGCAAGGAAAGTAACAGGCCGCGAAAAAGTGATTACGTTTACGAACGCTTTTCACGGAATGACTATCGGGGCACTTTCTGTAACGGGTAATTCGTTTAAGCGACATGGTGCAGGTATTCCACTTACTTATAGCATTGCGATGCCTTTTGATGACTATATGGACGGTTATGATTCCCTGGATTATCTTGAGAAAATGATTCAGGATGGCGGAAGCGGAATTGATTTGCCGGCAGCTGTCATCCTTGAGACTGTCCAGGGAGAAGGTGGAATCAATGCGGCAAGTTTTGATTGGCTGAAAAGAGTGGAAGAGTTGTGCCGCCGTCTTGACATTATGCTGATTGTTGACGATGTGCAGGCGGGCTGCGGACGTACAGGTACGTTCTTCAGCTTTGAGAAAGCCGGTATTTCACCTGATGTGATTTGTATGTCCAAATCCATCAGTGGAAGCGGTCTGCCAATGGCGGTCACGTTGATCAAGCCGGAATACGATCAATGGGGACCAGGTGAACACAATGGTACGTTCCGTGGAAACAACCTGGCATTCGCTACAGCAGCAGAAGCTTTGAATCATTGGAAGACGGATGAGTTCAGCGAAGCTATTGAGCAGAAAAGTGAGCTTTTCCTAAAGCGTTTAAATCAGTTTGTCGAAGAATATCCTGAACTTGAAGCAGAAGTGCGCGGCCGCGGGTTGATGCTCGGAATCGCAAGTAAGAAAGAAGGATTAGCCGGCCAAATTGCAGAAGCAGCTTTTGAGAGAGGATTGATTATCGAAACTTCTGGTCCAGATGATGAAGTTCTGAAGATGCTTCCGCCGCTAATTATTGAAGAAGAAGCAATCGTAAAAGGTCTGGATATCATTGAAGAAAGCATTAAAGCTGTATTAGGTAAGGAGGAAGCAAAAGTATGA